The DNA segment AGCATTTTCACTCAAATCAGGGATAAAGCCGCTTAAATCAAATGGGTCAGATTTCCCGAGTGTCTGACGCGCTTCTTTGACAAAAGCATCAATCAAAACTTCGACATCTTCAATTCTCTCACTTAAAGGCGGTAAAGCGAGCCGTATTGTAAAAATCTCATCCAATTGGTCTTGGGAATATCGAAAACCACCGGTTGCGATGACACGGGTGCGTGTTTTTTGGATCGTTTCGATTAAGCGTTTAAGATTTGCAACATTATCAAGATGATGAATGATGACGTCACTGTGTGATTCCAATGCATCCAAAAGCTCATCAAAATGTCCTGCATCAATAATAGGTGCATGAGGAAGGATATAGCGGGCAAGAGTTAGCTTACCCGTCCCGCGTTCTCCGAAAATAATGGCATTTACTCCGAGACCTTTGAGTAAATTTGCCGTTTTAAACGCTTCAATCGAAGCGTTCGATGCGGTTAAAAAATTAGTGACATCCACAGCCGTGATTACCGCCGCTTCCACAACATCCGCTATCATCCACTTTATTTTCTGCAGGGATACCTGTCATTGCTTCTTCAGCAGACGCATCACGTACATTAGAGATAGTTACGGTAAACATCAAATCTTTTCCTGCAAGAGGATGATTAAAATCGATAATAACGGCATCGTCTTTAATCTCTTTAACCATAACTTGTACAGTTCCGCCGTCTTCGCCTTGGCCGTAAAGTGTCATACCTACGTTCAAATCGATCCCTGCGAATTGCTCGCGTGGAAGTTCTTGTTGAGCTTCTTCATTGTAGTCACCGTATGCATCTGCCGCTTTTACGAGAACATCACCTTTATCACCCATATTCATGTGTGCGATTCCCGCTTCAAGGCCAGGGATAATTTGTCCTTTTCCAAACATAAACGTCAATGGATGTCCACCTACGTTACTATCAACTACAGTTCCGCCGTCACGTACTTCGTATTCAATCGATACGATTTGATTATTTTCAATTGCCATTTTAATGCCTTAACTTTAGATTGTGCGATTTTAGCACATTTACCTCTAACGAGGCTGAAAACGGTCATTTAGAGAAACGACTATTATTTTAATTTAGATAAACGCTCTTGTGCCTCTTTGGCAGCTCCGCTGCCGCCGTATTTAGACACGGTTGCCTGATAAAATGCTTTTGCCGTTGCGCTATCCCCGGTTTTTTCCATTGAAATACCCGAATGGAGTAAAAGAGTCGGCATGAAAAGTGCCTTTTCATTTCGTGATGCACTGTCTTTATAGTACGATATCGCCTCTTTGTACGATTGTCGCTCAAAGAGAGTCTCACCGACCATAAAGAGTGATTCAGAAGTTTTATACTTTTTTTGAACTAATTTCTCGAAATACGTTTGCGCTTCTGCATATTTTTTTTGCGAAAAAAGTTTGTTTGCCTGCTGTTCTATCGAGGAATTATCCATTTTTTCAGAAACGGTTGCCGCCTGGACTGAACTTTTAGGGAGATTCACTTTGAGCTGTTTAATTAAAGCTGCAAACTGATCTTTTGTGACATAATCCGCATTGATTCCGTCAACAACATGGGAGAGTTCTTCAAGCAGCGTTTTAAATTGAGCAATGTTCTCAGTATTGGCTTCAACTTGTTTTCCCAGTTGATCAAGCGTCGAAGAAATATTACTGTCCGTACTGTACTTCTCATTCAACCGCTGAAGCGCCAATGTATTTTCATTGCTTTTTTGACTTAACCCTTCCAGTATTCCCTGCATCCCGTCAAGCCGTTCCGTAACTGTTTCTACTTTAGAGCTTTGCGCATTGTTTTTTTGGATAACAGACTGAAGTTCTTTTTTATTTTCGAGAATCAGTTTCTCTTCATGAGTAAGACCGTAAGGGTTGGGAGCGTTTAGATCCCCTGCTCCGAAAACCGAAGGTTCCGCAGCCGAGGCAATGACTGAAAGAGAGAGTAAATAAATTACTAAAAGACGCATTTACGGAAGTTTAAAGTCTACACGACGATTTTTAGCCCAGCACTCTTGGGTTTTTTCCAAACAAACCGGATTTCCTTCACCGTAACTAATCATAGTAATAGAATCAGCGTTCATGCCAGCGTTAACTAATTCTGATTTAACAGCATTGGCACGTTTAAGACCAAGTGCATAGTTGTACTCGTCACTACCGAATTCGTCACAGTTTCCTTCAAGTTTAACCGCTTTACCTTTTACCAAAAGAGCGTCTTTTGCCATTGAAGCTTGCATGTCTTCACGAATATTGAATTTATCAAAGTCGAAAAGAATACTTGTTAATTGACCATCCGACCCGTTCGTTGCGTTCGCACCTGCAGCACTTGCGTCGTTTGCATTAGCATTCGTAATCGGAGCGATCACAGCACCGCTATCCGTTCCAGTTGTTCCATTTGCATTAGCATTTGTCCCGACTGACGTTCCGTTTCCATTTGCAGTAGCATCAATTGCAGGTTCTTTAGAACTACATCCGCTTAAAACCAACATTGCAACCGTTGCACTTAAAAAAGCAACATTTTTTATCATGACATCTCCTCTACGATATAAATATTTTGCTATGATACCGAAATATAATTAACACTACCAATCAATTGACTGGATTCGTCCTAATTTCAATGGGAATGCAAAGCTTTTATTCACTCCAAAACGAATTACTCCTACTGAACTTCTCGAACCTTCTTGTTTGATATAGAGAATCGCTTCACCATCAGGCGAGAAACGTGGAAAATCATTCTCTCCGCTAGCCGTCAACCGTTTTACGGCACCTGAATTAAGCGACAACAGATGCAGATTGAAACTATTCCCATTATACGTCCCGCTGCTTTCACGTGCTTTATAAACGAGAAGGTTTTTATACGAACTGAGTGATGAATTGTTTTTACCGTCATACACCAATGGTGTTACGGCTGAACTATTCGGCCGGGTAGAATAAATATTCGGATATCCTATACGATTTGATACGAATGCTATCGAGCCATCCCCCATAAATTGTCCATTAACATCAATCCCTGAATAATTGGTAATTCTAGTCTTGCTTTGAGTATTCAGATCGTAGAGATAAATATCCGGCTGACCTTCAGGTGCCAATGTCAATAATAAACGTTTACCGTCTTCGCTTACATCTGAACATACCGCCATTCCATCGGAACTGATCAATTTTTCTTTATGGCCGTTCGAAAGATTCATTTTATAAATTGTCGGTTTAAAGTCCAAAAGTGATGTATAGTATAAATCAGTTTGCTCACGATTTGCCCATTTAGCAAACCCATACAGACCTCCGCTTAGTATAACCCGCTGATAGGAAAGCGTATAATCGGCTGCGACAATATCAGATCGTTTCGGCCCGCTTTGACGAATAAAAAGTACCTTCCGCTTAATCCAATCGATCGGAGACCCGCCAAGCTTACCATTGATATCGTACGCTATCGAATGAGAAAGAAATACCAACATCTCACTTTGCTTTAAAATATAACTTTTTACAAATACATCGGCACCGTTTCGGAGTAATTTGATATCCGCTCGTACCCCTCCTGCACCATCATCAAGAAGACGGTAACGTAATAAAAACTGCGCATTTTTATGATTTAAAGCGGGTACAAGCGAATCAAATGGTGCGGTTGCATAGCTTTCATCAACTGTAAACAAGGAAACCACATTCATATCCGCAGCCAACATTTTGGCAAATTTTTGGCTCATGTCATTACTGAGAGGGCTTGAATCTTCAATGGCTAGCGGGACAGACCCTTCAACCCCTTTAACCACTTCAATAGTGGCATCCGATCCCCATAAAAATTGTATTAAAATTAAAAAAATACCAATAAATTTCAAAAAACTACTCCTTAGCGGTTAATATAAATTCCAACACCGTATCTTTGCCCTCAGGATGATCCGGAAAACGTATCACACTCAAGCGATCTCTCAACCAATCAACTTCACTATTAAATGAGGTGTTAGCAGAATAACTCAAGACTCGATAACTGATCAATTTCCCTGATCCGCTAATATTCATACGCACTCTGGCAACTGCTCCCGCACTTCCGGCAGGCGGATGAAAGTTGGTATAAACCAGCGCCTGAATCTTAGCATGGTATTCGTTAACAATCGGTCCGCTTGATCCACCTTGAACAACCATTTTTACAGATGGTTTTGCAAGTTCAACTTTATTCACTTTGTCAGTAAAGTTTGGCGTATCTTTGTGAGTTAAAAGCTCTTTCTCCAATTTATTCAGCTGTTCGTTTTGTTTATTGTCTTCAAGAGGTTTTTTAATGGTTTTTTGAGGCTTCACTTGTGCAAAAAGATCCGAAATCTCAGGAACCTTTTCAGGTTGAACAGCCGGTTTTTCCGGTTCAGCAGCTGATTCTGATTTTTCTACTTCTACTTTTGGAGAGGGTTCAGTATGTTCTGTACTTTTTGTATTATTTACAGCAAGTGAAACAGAAATGAACTCACTTTTTGTCATCGCAAACTGTTCGACTTTCGGAGAAAAAATAAAATTGTACCCTGCTAAAAAAAGAAGAAATGCAAAAAGGGTTATAGAGATAAGCCCGCTTAGAAAAAAATAACGTTCATGATTAAAACCCATTTGACAGCACCTGTGGTTGCTCTAAAATACATTTAACCATTAGTAGCTAATGATACATCTCGAAATCCGGCTTGTTTGACTGCACCCAAAATTGACATCACTTTTCCATAGTCCAGAGATTGATCTGCACTGATAAGCACAGTCGCTTTGTGATCAAGTGTCTGAGCAAAGAGAGCAAAGTTATCTGCGAAAGTATCTAGTTTAAACGGCTCTTTATTTACCGTGACTTCACCATCTTTACTGATCGTAATATTTACAGGAGGAATTTTAGTCAGTTCATGTTGAGCTGAACCCTTAGGAAGGCGAATCAGCTCTTCATACACGATATTTGGAGAAATGACCATCAAAATTGCAAGGAGAACCAACATTACATCGACAAGCGGAGTAATGTTGAGTTCCGGTTTTTCATCCCAATCAAACATAGTCATTTCTCTTTGGAAAGGAGCGCATCACCTTGCATACG comes from the Sulfuricurvum sp. genome and includes:
- a CDS encoding TonB C-terminal domain-containing protein, with the translated sequence MGFNHERYFFLSGLISITLFAFLLFLAGYNFIFSPKVEQFAMTKSEFISVSLAVNNTKSTEHTEPSPKVEVEKSESAAEPEKPAVQPEKVPEISDLFAQVKPQKTIKKPLEDNKQNEQLNKLEKELLTHKDTPNFTDKVNKVELAKPSVKMVVQGGSSGPIVNEYHAKIQALVYTNFHPPAGSAGAVARVRMNISGSGKLISYRVLSYSANTSFNSEVDWLRDRLSVIRFPDHPEGKDTVLEFILTAKE
- the tolB gene encoding Tol-Pal system protein TolB, which translates into the protein MKFIGIFLILIQFLWGSDATIEVVKGVEGSVPLAIEDSSPLSNDMSQKFAKMLAADMNVVSLFTVDESYATAPFDSLVPALNHKNAQFLLRYRLLDDGAGGVRADIKLLRNGADVFVKSYILKQSEMLVFLSHSIAYDINGKLGGSPIDWIKRKVLFIRQSGPKRSDIVAADYTLSYQRVILSGGLYGFAKWANREQTDLYYTSLLDFKPTIYKMNLSNGHKEKLISSDGMAVCSDVSEDGKRLLLTLAPEGQPDIYLYDLNTQSKTRITNYSGIDVNGQFMGDGSIAFVSNRIGYPNIYSTRPNSSAVTPLVYDGKNNSSLSSYKNLLVYKARESSGTYNGNSFNLHLLSLNSGAVKRLTASGENDFPRFSPDGEAILYIKQEGSRSSVGVIRFGVNKSFAFPLKLGRIQSIDW
- a CDS encoding tetratricopeptide repeat protein, whose product is MRLLVIYLLSLSVIASAAEPSVFGAGDLNAPNPYGLTHEEKLILENKKELQSVIQKNNAQSSKVETVTERLDGMQGILEGLSQKSNENTLALQRLNEKYSTDSNISSTLDQLGKQVEANTENIAQFKTLLEELSHVVDGINADYVTKDQFAALIKQLKVNLPKSSVQAATVSEKMDNSSIEQQANKLFSQKKYAEAQTYFEKLVQKKYKTSESLFMVGETLFERQSYKEAISYYKDSASRNEKALFMPTLLLHSGISMEKTGDSATAKAFYQATVSKYGGSGAAKEAQERLSKLK
- a CDS encoding biopolymer transporter ExbD, which produces MTMFDWDEKPELNITPLVDVMLVLLAILMVISPNIVYEELIRLPKGSAQHELTKIPPVNITISKDGEVTVNKEPFKLDTFADNFALFAQTLDHKATVLISADQSLDYGKVMSILGAVKQAGFRDVSLATNG
- a CDS encoding Fis family transcriptional regulator, translating into MEAAVITAVDVTNFLTASNASIEAFKTANLLKGLGVNAIIFGERGTGKLTLARYILPHAPIIDAGHFDELLDALESHSDVIIHHLDNVANLKRLIETIQKTRTRVIATGGFRYSQDQLDEIFTIRLALPPLSERIEDVEVLIDAFVKEARQTLGKSDPFDLSGFIPDLSENAISLRRQVYLHYLFDSINENDLMGIMEHYLIDKLGSNNDYRQFLHLYEVPLIRAGIKRFKSQLQLSERLGLNRNTLRKKISDHAEYQLETKEN
- a CDS encoding peptidylprolyl isomerase translates to MAIENNQIVSIEYEVRDGGTVVDSNVGGHPLTFMFGKGQIIPGLEAGIAHMNMGDKGDVLVKAADAYGDYNEEAQQELPREQFAGIDLNVGMTLYGQGEDGGTVQVMVKEIKDDAVIIDFNHPLAGKDLMFTVTISNVRDASAEEAMTGIPAENKVDDSGCCGSGGNHGCGCH
- a CDS encoding OmpA family protein, yielding MIKNVAFLSATVAMLVLSGCSSKEPAIDATANGNGTSVGTNANANGTTGTDSGAVIAPITNANANDASAAGANATNGSDGQLTSILFDFDKFNIREDMQASMAKDALLVKGKAVKLEGNCDEFGSDEYNYALGLKRANAVKSELVNAGMNADSITMISYGEGNPVCLEKTQECWAKNRRVDFKLP